From a single Pseudalkalibacillus hwajinpoensis genomic region:
- a CDS encoding aspartate aminotransferase family protein: MTVQELINNQSLLAQQEKRESNARSYPRRIPIAISEAEGIFVTDMEGKRYYDCLAGAGTLALGHNHPAVIEAIEKVIHNKRPLHTLDITTPIKEEFINEVFASLPGNFSDRAKIQFCGPTGGDAIEAALKLVKTATGRSSILTFQGGYHGATHGTMAISGNLAPKERVHGLMPDTHFMPYPYTYRCPFGVGGEEGHRISSTYIENLLDDPESGVLPPAAMILEVVQGEGGSIPAPIEWLKEMRRITSERGIPLIIDEIQTGLGRTGKLFAFEHAGIIPDVIVLSKAIGGSLPLSVVIYDKELDQWNPGAHIGTFRGNQMAMAAGSASLKVIKEQKLSEHAEKMGEKMLSSLQNLQQNYKELGDVRGRGLMIGVEIIDPTLTQSSSGSYPAKPELASLIQRECFNRGLILEVGGRNGSVVRLLPPLIITNEQVEEVLRIFEESVAAAIGKLK, encoded by the coding sequence ATGACAGTTCAAGAATTGATAAATAATCAATCATTATTAGCTCAACAAGAAAAACGGGAATCAAATGCAAGGTCCTATCCAAGAAGAATTCCAATTGCTATCAGTGAAGCCGAGGGAATCTTTGTTACAGACATGGAGGGAAAACGGTATTATGACTGTTTAGCAGGGGCAGGAACACTTGCGCTAGGTCATAATCATCCTGCTGTGATTGAAGCTATCGAGAAAGTTATCCACAACAAACGTCCTTTACATACATTAGATATTACAACTCCGATTAAAGAAGAATTTATTAACGAAGTGTTTGCAAGCTTGCCAGGAAATTTCTCAGATCGGGCAAAGATCCAATTTTGTGGTCCAACTGGCGGCGATGCTATTGAAGCAGCATTAAAATTAGTCAAAACGGCGACTGGACGAAGTAGTATTCTTACATTCCAGGGAGGATACCATGGTGCAACACATGGAACGATGGCAATCAGCGGTAACCTTGCACCTAAAGAACGTGTCCATGGGTTAATGCCAGATACACACTTTATGCCATATCCTTATACTTATCGTTGTCCATTTGGTGTAGGTGGAGAAGAAGGACATCGAATCTCAAGCACCTACATTGAAAATTTATTAGATGATCCAGAGAGCGGTGTTTTACCTCCTGCAGCAATGATTCTTGAAGTGGTACAGGGGGAGGGTGGTTCTATCCCTGCGCCTATTGAATGGCTGAAAGAAATGAGAAGAATTACAAGCGAACGAGGGATACCCCTTATAATTGATGAAATCCAAACCGGACTGGGTCGTACTGGCAAACTGTTCGCTTTCGAACATGCGGGTATTATCCCTGATGTTATTGTACTATCCAAGGCTATTGGAGGGAGTCTTCCACTTTCTGTAGTTATTTACGACAAAGAGCTTGATCAATGGAACCCCGGCGCTCATATCGGAACATTTCGCGGAAACCAAATGGCAATGGCTGCAGGATCAGCTTCACTAAAAGTTATTAAAGAGCAAAAGCTTTCTGAACATGCAGAAAAAATGGGTGAGAAGATGCTTTCATCATTACAAAACCTCCAACAAAATTACAAGGAACTCGGAGATGTGCGGGGAAGAGGGCTCATGATTGGTGTAGAAATTATTGATCCTACATTAACTCAGTCATCATCTGGTAGTTACCCTGCAAAACCTGAATTAGCCAGTCTTATTCAGAGAGAATGCTTTAACCGAGGACTAATCCTTGAAGTAGGAGGTAGAAACGGAAGCGTTGTTAGACTGCTACCACCGCTTATCATTACAAATGAACAGGTTGAAGAGGTATTACGTATTTTCGAAGAATCTGTAGCAGCAGCGATTGGAAAACTAAAATGA
- a CDS encoding DUF6944 family repetitive protein — MVVYAELLEVTGAWIQTIGAAVASIGDTIIVREEINTRAEEAGVKLYTLGNGIEATGNSLQAVGRSKKRREDNGRDFAILGTWLQAGGNIANVVAGALVLKGEIQEALNLDLIGDVCQSTGASFEALGVSLNLSEFAPIIIAGEIVQAISVAVEAIGVIYIKQRKREMGEQIIALGSYGQTAGAALASIGITRNFLNKHG, encoded by the coding sequence ATGGTAGTGTATGCGGAGTTACTCGAGGTCACAGGCGCGTGGATTCAAACAATCGGAGCTGCTGTCGCTTCGATAGGAGATACCATTATTGTAAGGGAAGAGATAAATACAAGAGCTGAGGAAGCTGGAGTGAAGTTGTATACACTCGGCAATGGCATTGAAGCTACAGGTAATTCCCTTCAGGCGGTTGGACGCAGTAAGAAACGTAGAGAAGATAATGGACGAGACTTTGCTATTCTGGGTACGTGGTTACAGGCTGGAGGGAATATAGCAAATGTAGTAGCAGGTGCGCTTGTTTTAAAAGGGGAAATTCAAGAAGCCTTAAACCTTGATCTTATTGGTGACGTATGCCAATCAACTGGAGCATCTTTTGAAGCGCTTGGTGTGTCTCTGAATCTTTCTGAATTTGCTCCGATCATTATAGCTGGAGAAATTGTTCAAGCCATTAGCGTAGCGGTTGAAGCGATCGGTGTTATTTATATTAAACAACGTAAACGTGAGATGGGAGAACAGATTATTGCGTTAGGTAGTTATGGACAAACGGCTGGAGCGGCACTAGCTTCAATTGGAATTACGCGGAATTTTCTCAACAAACATGGTTAA